In Bacillus sp. NP247, one DNA window encodes the following:
- a CDS encoding amino acid permease, with protein MANLFKKKSVTQLLGESKSKTLTKTLGAFDLTMLGIGAIIGTGVLVLTGLVAARDAGPAVIFSFMIAAIVCGFAALCYAEVASALPVSGSVYTYSYATIGEFVAHLMGWTLLSVYVVTTAAVAGGWTGYFNNLVSGLGLEIPKALLTIPAQGGIVNLPAVIVTLVITWLLSRGTKESKRVNNIMVLIKIGIVVLFIAVGVFYVKPENWIPFAPYGLSGVFAGGAAVFFAFLGFDALATSAEEVKNPQRDLPIGIIASLVICTIIYVVVCLVMTGMVSYKELDVPEAMAYVLEVVGQDKVAGVIAIGAVIGIMAVIFAYIYATTRVFFAMSRDGLLPKSFAKINKKTEAPTFSVWLTGIGSALIAGFIDLKELSNLANIGALLTFAMVGVTVIILRKTHPKLQRGFMVPLVPILPIISVASCLFLMVNLPLTTWIYFGIWLAIGVVVYFVYSKKHSHLKEDGSSQDNLEEAN; from the coding sequence GTGGCCAACCTATTCAAAAAGAAATCCGTTACGCAATTGTTAGGGGAAAGTAAAAGTAAAACTTTGACGAAAACGCTAGGGGCATTTGACCTAACAATGCTAGGGATTGGTGCGATAATTGGTACAGGAGTTCTAGTATTAACTGGATTAGTAGCAGCAAGAGATGCTGGTCCAGCAGTTATTTTTTCATTTATGATTGCAGCAATTGTTTGTGGATTTGCAGCTTTATGTTATGCAGAGGTTGCATCTGCACTTCCTGTTTCAGGTAGTGTGTACACATATTCATATGCGACAATTGGTGAATTTGTTGCCCATTTAATGGGATGGACATTGTTATCCGTATATGTCGTAACAACTGCCGCAGTAGCTGGTGGATGGACAGGTTATTTCAATAATTTAGTGAGTGGATTGGGACTTGAAATTCCAAAAGCATTGTTAACGATTCCGGCGCAAGGTGGTATCGTGAACTTACCAGCAGTTATCGTTACGTTAGTGATAACTTGGTTATTATCACGAGGTACGAAAGAAAGTAAGCGTGTGAATAACATAATGGTATTAATTAAAATTGGTATTGTTGTTTTATTCATTGCAGTTGGTGTATTCTACGTGAAACCAGAAAACTGGATACCATTTGCACCGTACGGCTTAAGTGGAGTCTTTGCCGGAGGAGCAGCAGTATTCTTCGCTTTCTTAGGATTTGATGCATTAGCAACTTCTGCTGAAGAAGTGAAAAATCCACAACGTGATTTGCCGATTGGTATTATTGCTTCATTAGTCATTTGTACAATCATTTATGTTGTAGTTTGTCTCGTTATGACAGGTATGGTTTCTTATAAGGAATTAGATGTACCTGAAGCGATGGCATATGTGTTAGAAGTTGTAGGACAAGACAAAGTAGCTGGTGTAATCGCTATTGGAGCTGTAATTGGTATTATGGCTGTAATTTTCGCATACATCTACGCTACGACACGTGTATTCTTCGCTATGAGTCGTGACGGTTTATTGCCAAAATCTTTTGCGAAAATTAACAAGAAGACAGAAGCACCAACATTTTCAGTTTGGTTAACAGGAATTGGTAGTGCTTTAATTGCTGGATTTATCGATTTAAAAGAATTGTCGAATTTAGCGAATATTGGAGCGTTATTAACATTTGCGATGGTTGGTGTAACTGTCATCATTCTTCGTAAAACGCATCCGAAATTACAACGTGGATTTATGGTACCACTTGTACCAATCTTACCGATTATTTCAGTTGCAAGCTGTCTATTCTTAATGGTAAATCTACCATTAACAACATGGATATACTTCGGTATTTGGTTAGCAATTGGAGTAGTTGTATACTTTGTTTATTCGAAAAAGCATAGTCATTTAAAAGAAGATGGAAGTTCGCAGGATAATTTAGAAGAAGCTAATTAA
- a CDS encoding SAM-dependent methyltransferase: METKVVVGAEGYNNNPGWLHTSEEELNLLRRETWLNKFQPNSLSVILAEHVWEHLSYEEGIEAAKICFEFLQDDGYIRCAVPDEFFPNEEYQRGVQVGGPGPLDHPAASHKIVHNYKTIVSMFEAAGFQVKLLEYCDENGQFHYSDWEENSGFIYRSKRFDHRNQDGKLGFASLIVDAVKVNK, from the coding sequence ATGGAGACGAAAGTTGTCGTTGGAGCAGAGGGATATAATAATAATCCAGGTTGGTTACATACGAGTGAAGAAGAATTAAATTTATTAAGAAGAGAAACGTGGCTTAATAAATTTCAGCCTAATTCTTTATCGGTAATTTTAGCTGAACATGTATGGGAGCATTTATCGTATGAAGAAGGCATAGAAGCAGCTAAAATATGCTTTGAGTTTTTACAAGATGATGGTTATATTCGTTGTGCAGTGCCGGATGAATTTTTCCCAAATGAAGAATATCAGCGTGGTGTGCAAGTGGGAGGACCCGGTCCGTTAGATCATCCAGCTGCAAGTCATAAAATTGTACATAACTATAAAACGATTGTATCAATGTTTGAAGCAGCGGGTTTTCAAGTAAAGCTTTTAGAATACTGTGATGAGAATGGCCAGTTTCATTATAGTGATTGGGAAGAGAACAGTGGATTTATTTATCGATCGAAACGTTTTGATCATAGAAATCAAGATGGTAAATTAGGATTTGCTTCGTTAATTGTGGATGCAGTAAAAGTTAATAAATAA
- a CDS encoding metalloregulator ArsR/SmtB family transcription factor, with amino-acid sequence MAENKVETQQEACSQTIIHEEIVDQVKQTIPTDESLSKVAELFKVLGDRTRTRILHALFEAEMCVCDLAYLLGMTQSSISHQLRVLKQAKLVKNRKEGKVVYYSLADQHVIHIFEQAFEHVNEEE; translated from the coding sequence ATGGCTGAAAATAAAGTAGAAACGCAACAGGAAGCATGTTCTCAAACGATAATTCACGAGGAAATCGTGGATCAAGTAAAACAAACAATTCCGACTGATGAAAGTTTAAGTAAAGTAGCAGAATTATTTAAAGTATTAGGTGACCGTACACGTACGAGAATATTACATGCATTATTTGAAGCTGAAATGTGTGTTTGTGATTTAGCTTATTTATTAGGGATGACGCAATCTTCAATCTCACATCAGCTTCGTGTATTAAAGCAAGCAAAGCTTGTAAAGAACCGAAAAGAAGGAAAGGTAGTTTATTATTCCTTAGCTGATCAACACGTAATTCATATCTTCGAGCAAGCGTTTGAACACGTAAACGAGGAAGAATAA
- a CDS encoding heavy metal translocating P-type ATPase: protein MAEALVKKKLMLEGLDCANCAMKIEKGVGNIEGVTSCSVNFATKTMLLETPQNKENQVVTEAKQLVTKLEPHIKVQEEKKTKAAKEVFILEGLDCANCAIKIENKVKEMPTVSEATVDFVSKKLRVEVANKRELESTVQNIKNVVQKLEPDVKVVREEEKGHDHGHDHGDRNVKKMIGRLVVGGILTGIAALAGLPQLITIPLFVLAYLLIGGDIVWRAVRNITRGQVFDENFLMAIATLGAFAIQQYPEAVAVMLFYQVGELFQSIAVNRSRKSITSLMDIRPDYANVKVGNETKQVSPEDVQIGEYIIVKPGEKVPLDGKVVEGTSMMDTSALTGESVPREVEVGNDVLSGFVNQNGVLTVEVTKEFGESTVSKILDLVQNASSKKAPTENFITKFARYYTPVVVITAAIMAFIPPLILEGATFSDWIYRALVFLVISCPCALVVSIPLGFFGGIGGASKSGILVKGSNYLEALNDVKYIVFDKTGTLTKGVFKVTKMEPSEGITEEELLEYAAFAEVYSNHPIAQSIRNAYGKSIDENTIEDYSEISGHGTVVKVQGKEIFAGNAKLMRKENITFKQPNTVGTLVHVAVDGKYAGYIVISDEVKEDSKQAIQKLKELGIKKTVMLTGDAKSVGEAVGKELGLDEVHTELLPHQKVEEIEKIDAAKRGKEKIAFVGDGINDTPVLARADVGIAMGGLGSDAAIEAADIVIMTDEPSKIATAVKIAKRTRSIVWQNIIFALGVKGLVLLLGAFGIATMWEAVFSDVGVTLLAVLNAMRVLRVKD from the coding sequence ATGGCAGAAGCATTAGTGAAAAAGAAACTTATGCTAGAAGGCTTAGATTGTGCGAATTGTGCAATGAAAATTGAAAAGGGTGTTGGGAATATAGAGGGAGTAACGTCTTGTTCTGTAAACTTTGCAACTAAGACGATGCTTTTAGAAACACCACAAAATAAAGAAAATCAAGTTGTTACGGAAGCGAAGCAGCTCGTTACAAAATTAGAGCCGCATATTAAGGTTCAAGAAGAGAAAAAAACAAAAGCGGCGAAAGAAGTATTTATATTAGAAGGTTTAGACTGTGCGAACTGTGCAATAAAGATTGAAAATAAGGTAAAGGAAATGCCAACAGTTTCAGAAGCGACTGTTGATTTCGTATCAAAGAAATTAAGAGTAGAAGTTGCAAATAAAAGAGAACTTGAATCGACTGTGCAAAATATAAAAAATGTCGTTCAAAAGTTAGAGCCAGATGTAAAAGTTGTTCGTGAAGAGGAAAAAGGACACGACCACGGCCATGATCATGGTGATAGAAATGTGAAAAAAATGATAGGAAGATTAGTAGTCGGCGGAATTTTGACAGGGATTGCTGCATTAGCCGGATTACCGCAATTGATAACAATTCCATTATTCGTTCTTGCTTATTTATTAATAGGTGGAGATATCGTTTGGAGAGCGGTAAGAAACATAACTCGCGGCCAAGTATTCGATGAAAACTTTTTAATGGCAATTGCAACTTTAGGAGCTTTCGCGATTCAACAATATCCAGAAGCAGTTGCAGTAATGTTATTCTACCAAGTAGGAGAACTGTTCCAAAGTATTGCTGTAAATCGCTCTCGAAAATCAATTACTTCATTAATGGACATTCGACCTGATTATGCAAATGTGAAAGTTGGAAATGAAACGAAACAAGTATCACCAGAAGATGTGCAAATAGGTGAGTATATTATCGTAAAACCAGGTGAAAAAGTACCGTTAGACGGGAAAGTAGTTGAGGGAACATCAATGATGGATACTTCAGCGTTAACAGGTGAGTCTGTACCGCGAGAAGTAGAAGTTGGTAATGACGTATTAAGTGGTTTTGTAAACCAAAATGGTGTATTAACTGTTGAAGTTACAAAAGAGTTCGGTGAATCGACTGTATCGAAAATTTTAGACTTAGTACAAAATGCAAGTAGCAAAAAAGCGCCAACAGAAAACTTTATTACGAAGTTTGCACGTTATTATACTCCTGTTGTAGTTATAACAGCAGCAATAATGGCATTTATTCCACCACTTATTTTAGAGGGGGCTACATTCTCCGATTGGATTTATAGAGCTTTAGTGTTCTTAGTAATCTCTTGTCCATGTGCGCTCGTTGTATCGATTCCTCTTGGATTCTTTGGCGGTATTGGTGGGGCATCTAAAAGTGGTATTTTAGTAAAAGGAAGTAACTATTTAGAAGCGTTGAATGATGTGAAATATATCGTTTTTGATAAAACAGGAACATTAACAAAAGGTGTCTTTAAAGTTACGAAGATGGAGCCTAGTGAAGGTATTACAGAAGAAGAGCTATTAGAATATGCAGCATTTGCAGAAGTATACTCAAATCATCCGATTGCACAATCTATTCGAAATGCATATGGAAAATCAATCGATGAAAATACTATTGAAGACTATAGTGAAATTTCTGGTCATGGTACGGTTGTAAAAGTACAAGGAAAAGAAATTTTCGCAGGTAATGCTAAATTAATGAGAAAAGAAAACATTACATTTAAGCAACCGAATACAGTAGGTACACTAGTTCATGTTGCTGTAGATGGTAAATATGCGGGTTATATTGTTATCTCTGATGAGGTAAAAGAGGATTCAAAACAAGCAATTCAAAAGTTAAAAGAACTAGGTATTAAGAAGACAGTCATGTTAACTGGTGATGCAAAATCAGTTGGTGAAGCTGTTGGTAAAGAATTAGGTTTAGATGAAGTTCATACCGAATTATTACCACACCAAAAAGTAGAAGAAATCGAAAAAATTGATGCAGCAAAACGCGGTAAAGAAAAGATTGCATTCGTCGGTGATGGTATTAATGATACACCAGTATTAGCGCGAGCAGACGTTGGTATTGCGATGGGTGGTTTAGGGTCAGATGCAGCAATTGAAGCTGCTGATATCGTTATTATGACTGATGAGCCTTCAAAAATTGCGACAGCAGTAAAAATTGCAAAACGTACACGTAGTATTGTCTGGCAAAATATTATATTTGCATTAGGGGTAAAAGGGTTAGTGTTATTACTCGGCGCCTTTGGTATTGCAACAATGTGGGAAGCGGTCTTCTCAGATGTTGGTGTGACACTACTTGCAGTTTTAAATGCAATGCGTGTACTGAGAGTGAAAGATTAA
- a CDS encoding nicotinate phosphoribosyltransferase encodes MNHYKDDSYALHTDLYQINMAYTYWKDGIHNRRSVFDLYFRKLPFENGYAVFAGLEKIVEYIENFRFTESDIAYLAELQFEEDFLHYLQNMKFTGTVRGMQEGEVVFNNEPLLRVDAPLGEAQIIETALLNIVNYQTLIATKAARMKHAANNDQLLEFGTRRAHEFDAALWGTRAAFIGGFSSTSNVRAGKRFGIPVAGTHAHSFVQAYRDEYVAFKKYAETHKKCVFLVDTYDTLKSGVPNAIRVAKEFGDRIDFYGIRLDSGDMAYLSKEARKQLDESGFTNTKIIASSDLDEYTIMHLKSQGAKIDVWGVGTKLITSFEQPALGAVYKLVAIEDADGNLNDTIKISSNPEKITTPGLKRIYRIINRVNDHAEGDYIALESEEPGKEERLKMFHPVHTYISKFVTNFEARELHQDIFVNGKRTYELPNILDIQKYNEHSLSLFWEEYMRTLNPEEYPVDLSQECWDHKMNYIQTVREQVEKNIQK; translated from the coding sequence ATGAATCATTATAAAGACGATAGTTACGCCTTACATACAGATTTATATCAAATCAACATGGCTTATACATATTGGAAAGATGGTATTCATAATCGCCGTTCTGTTTTTGATTTATACTTTCGAAAGCTTCCATTCGAAAACGGTTATGCAGTATTTGCTGGTCTTGAGAAAATTGTAGAGTACATAGAAAATTTCAGGTTTACCGAAAGCGATATCGCTTATTTAGCAGAGCTGCAATTTGAAGAAGACTTCCTTCATTATTTACAAAATATGAAATTCACTGGAACGGTTCGTGGTATGCAGGAAGGTGAAGTTGTTTTTAATAACGAGCCTTTATTACGTGTTGATGCACCGCTTGGCGAGGCACAAATAATTGAAACTGCTCTCTTAAATATTGTAAATTACCAAACATTAATTGCTACAAAAGCCGCACGTATGAAGCACGCTGCAAATAATGATCAACTTTTAGAGTTTGGTACAAGGCGTGCTCATGAGTTTGATGCTGCTCTTTGGGGAACACGCGCTGCTTTCATTGGCGGTTTCTCTTCTACAAGTAACGTTCGGGCAGGGAAACGCTTTGGCATCCCTGTAGCCGGCACACATGCCCACTCTTTCGTTCAAGCATATCGTGATGAATATGTTGCGTTTAAAAAATATGCTGAAACACATAAAAAATGTGTATTTCTCGTCGATACATACGACACTTTAAAATCTGGTGTTCCAAATGCGATTCGTGTTGCAAAAGAGTTTGGAGATCGCATCGATTTTTACGGTATTCGCCTTGATAGTGGAGATATGGCGTATTTATCAAAAGAAGCAAGAAAACAACTTGATGAATCTGGATTTACAAACACAAAAATTATCGCTTCTAGCGATTTAGATGAATATACGATTATGCATTTGAAATCTCAAGGAGCAAAAATTGATGTATGGGGTGTCGGTACAAAACTAATCACATCTTTTGAGCAACCAGCATTAGGCGCTGTCTACAAACTAGTTGCCATTGAAGATGCCGATGGCAACTTAAATGATACGATTAAAATTTCATCCAATCCTGAAAAAATTACAACCCCAGGACTTAAACGAATTTATCGTATTATTAACCGTGTTAACGATCATGCAGAAGGCGATTATATTGCTTTAGAGTCAGAAGAACCCGGAAAAGAAGAACGTTTAAAAATGTTCCATCCTGTTCATACATATATAAGTAAATTCGTAACAAACTTCGAAGCACGCGAACTGCATCAAGATATTTTCGTTAACGGTAAAAGAACGTATGAATTACCTAACATATTAGATATTCAAAAGTATAACGAACACAGCCTCTCACTATTTTGGGAAGAATATATGCGAACTTTAAATCCTGAAGAGTACCCTGTCGATTTAAGCCAAGAGTGCTGGGATCATAAAATGAATTATATTCAAACTGTTCGCGAACAAGTTGAAAAAAATATACAAAAATAA
- a CDS encoding tetratricopeptide repeat protein: MQQTLEKIGKQVFYKRLQQKMTQEELCQGICSVSYLSKIENGKIEASEEILQLLCARLEIAVTDLRDVEEDVKVKLDEWLNALIHLDKQQVERIYTELQGEMKHVVDFEIINYYKLLYTRYLIMKRNFPAVEEELEGLKKMYKKYSPFQKLLYTYSKGLYYFLQHKYKRALEYLVRTEVMAKEQGYHENGIYFNLALVYNELEVEHMTLHFANVAMEGFKNEYKFRYVINCQLLIALSYIQKKQYNEALSIYNNILREANSFADKESITAIALNNLGFLYYNLKDYAKAKDYYLQCLQYKKEEDLNYIDAVYEIALQCIELKEFEEAKDWIDKGIDVAKRDEKYKSMLYILLMLKYKYFETKDVYKKFLEIEAIPFFRGEENKKELKMVYLELAGYHEELLEFRESNNYYKLAINLLEEKGGK, translated from the coding sequence ATGCAACAAACATTAGAAAAAATAGGCAAGCAAGTTTTTTATAAACGGCTACAGCAAAAAATGACACAAGAAGAATTATGTCAGGGCATTTGTTCTGTCTCATACTTAAGTAAGATCGAAAACGGAAAGATCGAAGCATCAGAAGAAATTCTACAATTGCTCTGCGCAAGACTAGAAATTGCTGTGACGGATTTGAGAGATGTAGAAGAAGATGTGAAGGTGAAGCTGGATGAATGGTTAAATGCATTAATTCATTTGGACAAGCAACAGGTAGAACGGATATATACAGAATTACAAGGTGAAATGAAGCATGTTGTAGATTTTGAAATTATAAATTATTATAAGCTACTTTATACGCGTTATTTAATTATGAAAAGGAATTTTCCTGCTGTTGAAGAAGAGTTAGAGGGCTTAAAGAAGATGTACAAAAAGTATTCACCATTCCAAAAATTATTATATACGTATAGCAAAGGGTTATATTATTTTTTACAACATAAATATAAGAGGGCTTTGGAGTACTTGGTTCGAACAGAAGTAATGGCAAAGGAACAAGGTTATCACGAAAATGGAATATATTTCAACTTAGCTCTTGTTTATAATGAATTAGAAGTTGAACATATGACTTTACATTTTGCTAATGTAGCGATGGAAGGTTTTAAGAATGAATATAAGTTCCGTTATGTGATAAATTGCCAATTACTTATTGCGCTGAGTTATATACAAAAAAAACAATATAATGAAGCGCTATCTATTTATAACAATATTTTGAGAGAAGCAAATTCTTTCGCTGATAAAGAAAGCATAACAGCTATTGCTTTAAATAACTTAGGATTCTTGTACTATAACTTAAAAGATTATGCAAAAGCTAAAGATTATTATTTGCAATGCTTACAGTATAAGAAGGAAGAGGATTTAAATTATATTGATGCAGTATATGAGATTGCTTTACAATGTATTGAATTAAAAGAATTTGAAGAAGCGAAAGATTGGATCGATAAAGGGATAGATGTTGCGAAGAGGGATGAAAAGTATAAAAGTATGCTATATATACTTTTAATGCTTAAGTATAAATACTTTGAAACAAAAGATGTTTATAAAAAATTTTTAGAAATTGAGGCAATCCCATTTTTTAGAGGTGAAGAGAATAAAAAGGAATTAAAAATGGTGTATTTAGAACTAGCAGGGTATCATGAAGAATTATTAGAGTTTCGAGAAAGTAATAACTATTATAAACTAGCAATTAATTTATTAGAAGAAAAGGGAGGAAAATAA
- a CDS encoding NprX family peptide pheromone has product MKKIIIGALALVAVLVVLEPQYAWTSDIYGQGEKVVEVINS; this is encoded by the coding sequence ATGAAGAAAATAATTATTGGTGCTTTGGCTTTGGTAGCTGTATTAGTGGTATTGGAACCGCAATATGCTTGGACATCGGATATCTATGGTCAAGGAGAGAAAGTAGTTGAAGTGATAAACTCTTAA
- a CDS encoding M4 family metallopeptidase encodes MKRKSLALVLATGMAVTAFGGTGSAFADSKNVLSTKKYNESVQSPEFISGDLTGATGKKAESVVFDYLNAAKGDYKLGEKSAQDSFKVKQVKKDAVTDSTVVRMQQVYEGVPVWGSTQVAHVSKDGSLKVLSGTVAPDLDKKEKLKNKNKIEGAKAIEIAQQDLGVTPKYEVDPKADLYVYQNGEETTYAYVVNLNFLDPSPGNYYYFIEADSGKVLNKYNTIDHVTNDDKSPVKQDAPKQDAKAVVKPVTGTNKVGTGKGVLGDTKSLNTTLSGSSYYLQDNTRGATIFTYDAKNRSTLPGTLWADADNVFNAAYDAAAVDAHYYAGKTYDYYKDTFNRNSINDAGAPLKSTVHYGSKYNNAFWNGSQMVYGDGDGVTFTSLSGGIDVIGHELTHAVTENSSNLIYQNESGALNEAISDIFGTLVEFYDNRDPDWEIGEDIYTPGKAGDALRSMSDPTKYGDPDHYSKRYTGSSDNGGVHTNSGIINKQAYLLANGGTHSGVTVAGIGKDKLGAIYYRANTQYFTQSTTFSQARAGAVQAAADLYGANSAEVTAVKQSFSAVGVN; translated from the coding sequence ATGAAAAGGAAGAGTTTAGCGTTAGTGTTAGCGACAGGAATGGCAGTTACAGCATTTGGAGGGACAGGCTCTGCGTTTGCGGATTCTAAAAATGTGCTCTCTACAAAAAAGTACAATGAGAGCGTACAGTCACCTGAGTTTATTTCTGGTGATTTAACTGGAGCGACTGGTAAGAAAGCGGAATCTGTTGTGTTTGATTACTTAAACGCGGCAAAAGGTGATTATAAGTTAGGAGAAAAGAGTGCCCAAGATTCTTTCAAAGTGAAACAAGTGAAAAAAGATGCTGTAACTGATTCAACAGTAGTACGTATGCAACAAGTTTATGAAGGAGTACCTGTATGGGGGTCTACTCAAGTAGCTCACGTAAGTAAAGATGGTTCTTTAAAAGTATTGTCTGGAACAGTTGCGCCTGATTTAGACAAGAAGGAAAAGTTGAAAAACAAAAATAAGATTGAAGGCGCAAAAGCAATTGAAATCGCGCAACAAGATTTAGGAGTAACACCTAAATATGAGGTGGATCCAAAAGCGGACTTATATGTATATCAAAACGGTGAAGAAACAACATATGCATACGTTGTAAATCTAAACTTCTTAGATCCAAGCCCAGGAAACTACTACTATTTCATTGAGGCAGACAGCGGTAAAGTATTAAATAAATATAATACAATTGATCATGTGACGAATGATGATAAGTCACCTGTTAAACAAGATGCTCCTAAACAGGATGCTAAAGCGGTTGTAAAGCCTGTAACAGGAACGAATAAAGTGGGAACTGGTAAAGGCGTATTAGGAGATACGAAATCGCTTAATACAACGTTATCTGGGTCATCTTACTACTTGCAAGATAATACGCGCGGAGCAACAATTTTCACATATGATGCGAAAAATCGCTCAACATTACCAGGAACATTATGGGCAGATGCAGATAATGTTTTCAATGCAGCGTATGATGCAGCGGCAGTTGATGCTCATTACTATGCAGGTAAAACATATGATTATTATAAAGATACATTTAACAGAAACTCTATTAATGATGCAGGAGCACCATTAAAATCAACTGTTCATTACGGAAGTAAGTATAATAATGCATTTTGGAACGGTTCGCAAATGGTATACGGAGATGGTGATGGTGTAACATTCACTTCATTATCTGGTGGTATTGACGTAATTGGTCACGAATTAACGCATGCGGTTACGGAAAATAGCTCGAATTTAATTTATCAAAATGAATCAGGAGCATTAAATGAAGCAATTTCTGATATTTTTGGTACGTTAGTAGAATTCTATGATAACCGTGACCCAGATTGGGAGATTGGTGAAGATATTTATACACCTGGTAAAGCGGGAGATGCACTGCGTTCTATGAGTGATCCAACGAAATATGGTGATCCAGACCATTATTCTAAGCGTTACACAGGTTCAAGTGATAACGGTGGAGTTCATACAAACAGTGGCATTATTAACAAACAAGCTTATTTGTTAGCAAATGGTGGTACGCATTCTGGTGTGACTGTAGCTGGTATCGGTAAAGATAAATTAGGTGCGATTTACTACCGTGCAAATACACAGTATTTCACGCAATCTACTACATTTAGTCAAGCTCGTGCTGGTGCAGTACAAGCTGCTGCTGACTTATATGGTGCAAATTCTGCTGAAGTAACAGCAGTTAAGCAATCATTTAGTGCTGTTGGTGTAAACTAA
- a CDS encoding TVP38/TMEM64 family protein, with protein MAETIQNFLTDYYSIAIPLSILINIIISLLGFIPSIFLTAINIQLFGVTNGTIISIAGEALGAIISFYIYRIGLQKFTLDKVNKYPKVERLLYVEGREAFLLVLSFRFIPFIPSSIVTLFAALGKMSLLSFSIASTIGKIPALLIEVYSAYHVINGTNEAKWIVTIAGCVGLFYLWKKWRKK; from the coding sequence ATGGCTGAAACAATTCAAAACTTCTTAACAGACTATTATTCAATCGCAATTCCACTTAGTATCTTAATCAACATCATCATCAGTCTTTTAGGTTTTATCCCTAGTATTTTTTTGACCGCCATTAATATACAGCTCTTCGGTGTAACAAATGGCACAATCATTTCGATCGCAGGTGAGGCATTAGGGGCTATTATCTCGTTTTATATTTATCGTATAGGCCTTCAGAAGTTCACTCTCGATAAAGTAAATAAGTATCCAAAGGTAGAACGCCTTCTTTACGTAGAAGGCAGAGAGGCATTTCTACTAGTCCTATCTTTTCGTTTTATTCCTTTCATTCCGTCCAGTATCGTTACTTTATTTGCAGCTCTTGGAAAAATGTCATTACTCTCTTTCAGTATTGCCAGCACAATAGGGAAAATACCGGCCTTATTGATTGAAGTATATTCTGCATATCATGTCATAAATGGAACAAATGAAGCGAAGTGGATTGTAACAATCGCGGGTTGCGTTGGATTATTTTATTTGTGGAAAAAATGGAGAAAAAAATAA
- a CDS encoding RNase A-like domain-containing lipoprotein, which translates to MKRLSSLFLSSLLALILILSGCAGKEQKTEKPKEDHSTSVEKISDNILDEMEGPPKNGHTIERHVGKSEEDLKNRLKTDKVSAASTYYDKETATKAVKDSLKQHDKEIQDWLKNSKEARLVLNTTHSFPVGKTVIKKNMNVKDKLVKTVTVLARDKSGDLGFKIITSYPSDK; encoded by the coding sequence ATGAAACGATTAAGTAGTCTTTTCTTGAGTAGTTTATTGGCACTAATACTGATTTTAAGTGGATGTGCAGGAAAAGAACAAAAAACAGAAAAACCAAAAGAGGATCATTCTACATCAGTAGAAAAAATTAGTGACAATATTTTAGATGAAATGGAAGGGCCACCTAAAAATGGTCATACGATTGAAAGGCATGTAGGCAAATCAGAAGAGGATTTGAAGAATCGTTTGAAGACAGATAAAGTTTCAGCGGCAAGTACATACTATGATAAGGAAACAGCGACAAAGGCTGTGAAAGATAGTTTAAAACAACATGATAAAGAAATTCAGGACTGGTTGAAAAACTCTAAAGAGGCTCGTCTTGTATTGAATACAACTCATTCATTCCCAGTTGGAAAAACGGTAATAAAGAAAAATATGAATGTAAAAGACAAACTAGTAAAGACTGTTACAGTTTTAGCGAGAGATAAATCAGGAGATCTAGGATTTAAGATTATTACTTCTTATCCATCAGATAAATAA